The stretch of DNA TCACGATGAGCGTCGACACGGCTCGATCCTGCCAGCAGCGGGTGCACGGGCACCGGCGATGCGTCCTGGACAGCACGCATCACGATGGCGGCCTGCCTCCTGACCCTCGAACATCAGCGAGAATGCGGTGTGATCTCCGGATTGGATCTTCCCGTCTCCATCACCTCCCGCGACGACGAGCTGCTGCTCCGACGGGCCACAGCCGCGGACCTGCATCCGATCATCGGGCTCCTGTCGGACGACCCGATCAGCGCCGGGCGCGGCGACGTCGCGAGCACCGCGGACGAGGCGGCCTACGCGGATGCGCTGCAACGCATCATCGACGACCCGAGCAACGACGTGCTCGTCGTGGAAGACGATCACACAGCCGTCATCGGGACCCTGCAGCTGACGACCATCCCGGGGATGGCTCGACGAG from Curtobacterium sp. SGAir0471 encodes:
- a CDS encoding GNAT family N-acetyltransferase; its protein translation is MISGLDLPVSITSRDDELLLRRATAADLHPIIGLLSDDPISAGRGDVASTADEAAYADALQRIIDDPSNDVLVVEDDHTAVIGTLQLTTIPGMARRGSARLLVEAVRVASAERSSGVGTALMRWVVEQAAVELRTPLVQLTSDAARTDAHRFYRCVGFIDSHVGFKFAVTLPDALAH